A genomic stretch from Etheostoma cragini isolate CJK2018 chromosome 8, CSU_Ecrag_1.0, whole genome shotgun sequence includes:
- the LOC117949449 gene encoding galanin receptor 2a — MAVPNTYVLIFACTCGVILGIGLCANLLVFSLFAKYNTLRKNRLDILLLSMTLADFLTLLLIPFTLHSAVTYSWPLGNTSCKVYQFLLAFSLAASTYSLCAVSMTRAMIITNPYQPPTMDLVILMFVLVWALSFFISLPLRMFASKESLGPSLANFSFCLPTIHEHHYQVVLSQFVLYYFVPMLVIAFNYIRLALFLHKSPVMSVSSARNTRRASVMVFLAAATFSVCWLPGYVLELCVYLGLYHHGQAWEMFYFICTVLQYLHPCINPVLYVLLSKRYRHRRAACLFSCNRNRVQPQVISVTTDTL, encoded by the coding sequence ATGGCTGTTCCCAATACCTATGTGCTGATCTTTGCCTGTACCTGTGGAGTGATCCTGGGCATCGGGCTCTGTGCCAACCTGCTGGTCTTCTCTCTGTTTGCCAAGTATAACACGTTGCGTAAGAACCGCCTCgacatcctcctcctcagcaTGACTTTGGCCGACTTCCTCACCCTCCTGCTCATCCCCTTCACCTTGCACTCCGCCGTCACTTACTCCTGGCCTCTGGGCAACACCTCTTGCAAGGTCTACCAGTTCTTGCTGGCCTTTAGCCTGGCAGCCAGCACCTACTCGCTATGTGCCGTTTCCATGACCCGCGCCATGATCATCACCAACCCGTATCAGCCGCCCACCATGGACCTAGTCATCCTCATGTTTGTCCTGGTCTGGGCCCTCAGCTTCTTCATCAGCCTGCCGCTGCGTATGTTTGCCAGCAAAGAGAGTCTGGGCCCGAGCCTAGCTAACTTCTCCTTCTGCCTTCCAACCATTCATGAGCACCACTACCAAGTGGTTCTGAGCCAGTTTGTACTTTACTACTTTGTTCCAATGCTAGTCATTGCCTTCAACTATATCCGGCTGGCTCTTTTTCTCCACAAGAGCCCTGTAATGTCGGTGTCCAGTGCCAGGAACACCCGCCGTGCCTCTGTCATGGTGTTCTTGGCAGCTGCTACCTTCTCAGTGTGCTGGCTGCCTGGTTATGTGCTGGAACTGTGTGTGTACTTGGGGTTGTATCACCATGGACAGGCTTGGGAGATGTTTTACTTCATCTGTACTGTGCTGCAGTACCTGCACCCCTGCATAAACCCTGTGCTCTATGTGCTTCTATCAAAGCGCTACCGCCACAGGAGGGCAGCCTGTCTCTTCAGCTGTAACAGGAATAGAGTACAGCCACAGGTGATCAGTGTCACCACAGACACCCTTTAA
- the LOC117949436 gene encoding shaker-related potassium channel tsha2-like, which produces MTVVSQENHDDTVVVSPLLQDAAGLEPADQECSERVVINISGLRFETQLKTLSRFPRTLLGDPRKRMRFFDPLRNEYFFDRNRPSFDAVLYYYQSGGRLRRPVSVPVDIFLEELKFYEFDEEVIEVLREDEGLLREEDRPLPNNVYLRQLWLLFEYPESSGPARINAIVSVMVILISIIIFCLETLPEFREVPAVPDNHANGSAHGKAPSPFTDPFFMVETLCIVWFSFEFTMRFLSCPSKAVFFKNIMNLIDVVAIAPYFITLGLDLAEHQGSSQQAASLAILRVIRLVRVFRIFKLSRHSKGLQILGQTLHASLRELGLLIFFLIIGVVLFSSSVYFAEAEDPESGFSSIPDAFWWAVVTMTTVGYGDMCPSTIGGKFVGSLCAIAGVLTIALPVPVIVSNFNYFYHRENEDEENVQYVHVTCGQQQPSLGESDSNKSNLSLSKTDSFQESDDLETLTYPNVTPVETYTGRLSDV; this is translated from the coding sequence ATGACTGTGGTGTCCCAGGAGAACCACGACGACACTGTAGTCGTATCTCCTTTGTTGCAAGATGCTGCTGGCTTGGAACCCGCGGACCAGGAGTGCAGCGAGAGGGTGGTCATCAACATCTCAGGTCTGCGCTTTGAGACGCAGTTAAAGACCCTCTCCCGCTTCCCGAGAACGCTTTTGGGAGATCCGCGTAAACGGATGCGTTTCTTTGACCCACTGAGAAATGAGTACTTCTTTGACAGGAACAGGCCGAGCTTTGATGCCGTGCTCTATTATTACCAGTCAGGAGGACGTCTTCGGAGGCCAGTGAGTGTACCTGTGGATATTTTTCTGGAAGAATTAAAGTTTTATGAATTCGATGAAGAAGTCATAGAAGTTCTCCGAGAAGATGAGGGCTTATTGAGGGAAGAGGACCGCCCGCTGCCGAACAACGTGTATCTACGCCAGCTATGGCTCCTGTTTGAGTATCCAGAGAGTTCAGGACCTGCTCGGATAAATGCCATTGTGTCAGTTATGGTTATTTTAATATCCATAATTATATTTTGCTTGGAGACTTTACCCGAGTTTAGAGAAGTCCCCGCAGTGCCCGACAATCACGCCAATGGAAGTGCTCACGGCAAAGCGCCCAGTCCGTTTACAGATCCATTTTTCATGGTGGAGACACTTTGCATTGTGTGGTTCTCCTTTGAATTCACCATGAGGTTTCTCTCCTGTCCCagtaaagcagttttttttaaaaacataatgaaccTGATCGATGTTGTGGCTATAGCTCCTTATTTCATCACCCTGGGCCTTGACCTGGCAGAGCATCAGGGCAGCAGTCAGCAGGCTGCGTCATTGGCCATACTGAGGGTCATCCGTCTGGTCCGTGTTTTCAGGATTTTTAAACTTTCCAGACACTCCAAAGGTCTCCAGATTCTCGGCCAAACGCTTCACGCAAGCCTCAGGGAGCTGGGACTGCTCATATTCTTCCTGATTATTGGAGTCGTTTTATTCTCCAGTTCTGTTTATTTTGCAGAAGCAGAAGACCCCGAATCTGGATTTTCAAGCATACCTGATGCATTTTGGTGGGCTGTGGTGACAATGACCACAGTTGGATATGGAGACATGTGCCCCTCCACCATTGGGGGGAAATTCGTTGGATCTTTGTGCGCCATCGCCGGAGTGCTAACCATAGCTTTACCTGTCCCTGTTATAGTGTCAAATTTCAATTATTTCTACCACAGGGAAAACGAGGATGAGGAAAATGTTCAGTACGTACACGTGACATGcgggcagcagcagccatcCTTAGGTGAATCTGATTCAAACAAAAGTAACCTGTCGCTTTCAAAAACAGATTCCTTTCAGGAAAGCGACGACTTGGAAACTTTGACATATCCAAACGTAACCCCAGTGGAGACATACACAGGGAGACTGTCAGACGTATAA